The Solibacillus sp. FSL R7-0668 genome includes the window CCAAGGTTCGTGCTAATAGCTCTGGCCGTGTGCAATCTCTTACAATTGCAAATAAAACGTGGACAGGGCGTGAAATGCGAGAATTATTACAATTACGCGCAACCTACTTTACATGGAAGTCCACGCCAAAGGGAGTTACGCTGACAACTCTTGGCTATGGGCATGGTGTCGGTATGAGTCAGGAGGGGGCAAATACGCTGGCACAAGGTGGAACAAAGGCACAGGAAATTTTGGCGCATTATTATCCGAATACAGCCGTACAAACTTTTGATTATTGTCAAAAATAATGTTTAACTTCTGAACTTCCTGTCTACACTCTTACTTGAGGTGATGATTATGGGAGAAGTTAAACGAAAGCCTTCTCGAAAACCAGTTATGGAGAGACCGTGGTTTTGGCCGGTCGTTTATAGCAGTATTGCATTAATGATTGTTGGTGTTATCTTGAGTTACAATGCCCTGTACAACAGTAAGCAAGATCAGGTTGCACTTGAAGGTCAGCCGAAAACAAATGAGCAAACGATTTTGCCAACTGCAACGAAGCTAGAAACATTAAAATATCCATTTAAAGAAGAATTGTTCAATGAAGCAAGCATTGTACAGGAATTTTATGATGTCACTGCAGACGAAGCAACACGAGAAAAAGGACTCTTAGTATTTAATCAAGTGTTTACGACATCTACAGGCGTCTCTATCGCCATTAATAGCGAACCGTTTGAAGTACTAGCGGCAATGAGCGGAGAGGTCACAAAAGTCAAAATGGACGTTTTTAAAGGGAATCAAATTACGATTAAACATCCAAATGGCATGGAAACACAATA containing:
- a CDS encoding M23 family metallopeptidase, with the protein product MGEVKRKPSRKPVMERPWFWPVVYSSIALMIVGVILSYNALYNSKQDQVALEGQPKTNEQTILPTATKLETLKYPFKEELFNEASIVQEFYDVTADEATREKGLLVFNQVFTTSTGVSIAINSEPFEVLAAMSGEVTKVKMDVFKGNQITIKHPNGMETQYSSVADISVKEGDKVAQGEVIAKSQENEWNPQAGVHLHFEVLEEGVLINPRKYLSF